In Mytilus edulis chromosome 13, xbMytEdul2.2, whole genome shotgun sequence, a single window of DNA contains:
- the LOC139500335 gene encoding uncharacterized protein: MVSLIEFLKERNIPVDKVEEDKIDCQVILLLSDDELTKYIPIYGDRIAVKDFCKNQGGTGSKSKKKKTLLQKIRKRLHPSSKRNLFKTKKDIDESSSDSDDNPSTSKNIGNDHAAKSERRIELGWLMKEGDRMKQVRGPTGGGTRHLIVDKDTLVSAIKETALKLYFPEGISPRGKIENFVVDIMDFKRQSANLDLSVENIYDRSKMRLLRFYLLTVPKERDNTEQEKNSTTRTKENEDQKSVSQLLRLENHENNSSHSSYNEHTSLNMCSDDEIQFGPVLADIDDIYDSTIPLNDIHTQSDSQPENSYIANDPGIITNSLGIIADGPGLINNEQLFLDPFHSVKIRVHRGNLMIEMMKIFSDPTIMYATFFDVSMILPTGKAEEGVGEGIFRDCLTEFWNEFMDNCCIGNSQKVPTIRHDFQEEQWLSIGRIIFKGWQIANYLPIGLSIIVMENAMYGKFKSDLMENFLCFITEEDKTLFSTALKDYESVDNDELIEALENHSCRSAVTKESITRILLEIAHKEMVQECNFITDAWAKILSQLGQSLSYENLTEIYSKMEPSNRKVTKMLHFSDNLSNLEREVMNHLQRYVRELDKVLLKKFLRFCTGSDLILDGKDTITVEFVVLDGFGRRPIAHTCGRVLRIPRNYENFTIFRSEFNNILNTSVWVMDIV, from the exons atggTCTCCCTGatagaatttttaaaagaaagaaacattCCTGTAGACAAGGTAGAGGAAGATAAG ATTGACTGTCAAGTGATATTATTATTGTCTGATGATGAACTGACAAAGTACATCCCTATCTATGGGGACAGGATAGCTGTGAAAGATTTTTGTAAGAACCAGGGTGGTACAGGTTCAAAGTCCAAAAAAAAGAAGACactattacaaaagataagaaaaagacTCCATCCATCATCAAAAAGAaacttgtttaaaacaaaaaaagatatagaTGAAAGCTCAAGTGATAGTGATGACAATCCTTCTACTTCCAAGAATATTGGAAATGATCATGCAGCAAAAAGTGAAAGGCGTATAGAACTTGGTTGGCTGATGAAAGAAGGGGATAGGATGAAACAAGTTCGCGGGCCAACTGGAGGGGGGACGAGACATCTTATTGTTGATAAAGATACTCTAGTGAGTGCCATAAAAGAAACAGCTTTAAAACTTTACTTTCCAGAAGGAATATCACCCAGGGGTAAGATTGAAAATTTTGTGGTTGACATCATGGACTTTAAACGCCAGTCAGCTAATTTAGATTTGTCTGTAGAGAATATTTATGACCGAAGCAAAATGAGGCTGTTAAGGTTTTATTTACTAACTGTACCTAAAGAAAGGGATAACACTGAACAAGAAAAGAATTCAACAACAAGGACCAAAGAAAATGAAGACCAAAAAAGTGTTTCACAGCTGTTGAGgttagaaaaccatgaaaataacaGTTCTCATAGTTCTTATAATGAGCATACCAGTTTGAACATGTGCAGTGATGATGAAATTCAGTTTGGACCTGTATTGGCTGATATTGATGATATCTATGACTCAACAATTCCTTTGAATGATATCCACACTCAATCTGACAGTCAGCCAGAGAATAGTTATATCGCCAATGATCCTGGAATAATCACTAATAGTCTTGGAATAATCGCCGATGGTCCTGGATTAATAAATAATGAACAATTATTTCTTGATCCATTCCATTCTGTGAAAATTAGGGTTCATAGAGGAAATTTAATGAtagaaatgatgaaaatattttcagATCCAACAATAATGTATGCTACATTTTTTGATGTCAGTATGATATTGCCAACTGGAAAAGCGGAAGAAGGGGTAGGGGAAGGAATTTTTAGAGATTGCCTTACTGAATTTTGGAATGAGTTTATGGACAATTGTTGCATTGGAAATTCACAGAAAGTCCCTACAATAAGACACGATTTTCAAGAGGAGCAGTGGCTGTCCATTGGCAGAATTATATTTAAAGGATGGCAGATAGCCAATTACTTGCCCATTGGACTTTCCATAATTGTTATGGAAAATGCAATGTATGGAAAGTTTAAGTCAGATTTAATGgaaaattttctttgttttatcaCTGAGGAAGACAAAACATTATTTTCCACTGCTTTAAAAGATTACGAGTCAGTTGATAATGATGAACTTATAGAAGCTTTAGAGAACCATAGCTGCAGGTCTGCAGTCACAAAAGAAAGCATTACGCGTATTTTGCTAGAAATCGCACACAAGGAAATGGTTCAGGAGTGCAACTTTATAACTGATGCTTGGGCCAAGATATTATCTCAACTCGGACAGTCTCTTTCTTATGAGAATTTGACAGAAATATACAGTAAAATGGAACCCAGCAATCGCAAAGTTACCAAAATGCTGCATTTTTCAGATAATTTGTCTAATTTGGAACGTGAAGTTATGAACCACCTTCAGCGGTATGTTAGAGAACTTGATAAAGTATTGTTGAAAAAATTTCTTAGATTTTGCACTGGAtctgatttaattttggatgGAAAGGATACAATCACTGTTGAATTTGTAGTTCTTGATGGTTTTGGGCGTCGACCAATAGCCCATACATGTGGTCGTGTTCTCAGAATACcaagaaattatgaaaattttactATTTTCCGTAGCGAATTCaacaacattttaaatacttcTGTATGGGTAATGGACATTGTATAA